CAGTTATAGGAAATGCGATTGAAGTTATTGAGGCAGTAGAAAAAGTAAATATTGATATAGAAAAAATTCCCTTAGATGATAAAAAAACATTCAAGCTTTTGAGCAGAGGGGAAACAACCGGAGTTTTTCAGCTAGAAAGTGAAGGAATGAAAAGAATACTGAGAGAGCTTAAACCAACCATTTTTGAAGATATTATCGCTATCGTGGCTTTATATAGACCTGGTCCAATGCAGTGGATAGATGATTTTATTAAGAGAAAACACGGTAAAGCGAATGTTACTTATTTACATCCAAAACTAGAGAATGCCCTTAAGGAGACTTATGGAATTCCGGTATATCAGGAACAAGTGATGCAAATTGCAAAGGATATAGCTGGTTTTTCAGGACCTCAGGCAGATACTTTGCGTAAAGCAATGGGCAAAAAAATAAAATCGTTGATGATTAAACAGAAAAAATTATTTATAGATGGATCTATCAATAATGGGATTAAAAAGGATTTAGCTGAAAAAATATTTGCAATGATGGAAGATTTTGCCCAATACGGATTTAATAAATCTCATGCTGCTTGTTATGCATTGATTGCTTACCAAACAGCATATTTAAAAGCTCATTTTCCCAATTGTTTTATGGCAGCACTTTTGACTTCTGATCAACACAATATCGATAGAGTGGCAATTGAAGTAACAGAATGTGAAAGGATGGGTATTAAAATTTTGCCGCCGGATGTTAACGAAAGTTTTGCAGGTTTTGCGGTTGTGCCCCAGACTAATAATATAAGATTTGGCTTATCTGCGGTAAAAAATGTAGGAGACGGACCAATTGAGTCTATAGTTAAAAAACGAAAAAAAGACGGTCCATATAAATCAATTGAAGATTTTATAAGAAGAATTGATCCCCAGGCGATCAATAAGAAAGTTATAGAAAGTTTAATAAGATCAGGTAGCTTTGATGCATTAGAGGATCGGGGAAAACTTTTAGGCAACATAGAATTGTTATTAAACCTCGGTTCTAAGACAAAAAAAGACAGCATAAGCGGCCAGACAGATATGTTTTCAATGTTTGGTGCAAATGAAACAAAAGAAACACTTGTTTTAAAAGAAGGTATTAATGTGGATAAAAAACAAAGGATGGCATGGGAGAAAGAACTCTTAGGGATGTATATTTCCGAGCACCCTTTAAGAGATTTCAAGGAATATCTAGAGAAAAAAACTACCCCAGTTAGCTCGATAACAAAAGATTTTTTAAATGAACGAGTAATAATTGGCGGGATTATAACTAAAATTCAGAGGGTATTTACAAGAAACAAAGAAATGATGGTTTTTGCTTCTTTAGAAGATTTATCTGGTCGTATAGAAATTCTTGTTTTTCCTAAGATACTTCAGGAGGATTCTGGCGTTTGGCAGGAAGATAAAGTGATTTTGATAAAAGGAAAGATATCAGAGAACAAAGAAGGTGATTTAAAAATTATTGCCGATAGGGCAAAAGAGTTGAGTGAAGCCGATATAAATTTAGTGGAAAGATTATTAAAGATTGTTTCAGTAGAGATAAAAGATGAAGATCAAAAAGAGGTTTTTGCTAAAATTAAGGTCATGTTAGATAGTAATCGCGGAGAAGATGAGGTTATTCTTGATTTAAAAAACAATGGCAATTCAAAAAAAATTAAGTTGCCTTTTAGTGTTAATCTTGAAAAAGTACAAATAGAGCTTCAAAAAATAACCGGCAATCAAGTAGAGATAAAAAGTTAGTAAAGGTCACTAAAATAGTTGACCAAACGTTAATTTTTTGCTAACCTTTTGATATTGCTATTATGGCAAAGCGAAAGGAATTATAAAGATGAGTAAAATCATATTAAAAGAAAATAGTAAAATGCCTGACATAAGACCAGGTGATATTATTCGTGTTTATCAGAAGATTAAAGAAGGAAATAAAGAAAGAGAACAAGCATTTGAAGGTGTGGTAATCAAAAGAAGTCACGGGTTAGAACCAGGAGCCTCTTTTATTGTTAGAAAGATTAGCCAAGGGATTGGCGTTGAAAGAAAATTTTCTATACATTCACCCCTTCTAACAAAAATTCAGATTAAGAAGAGATCACATGTTAAAAGAGGAGATTTATCATATCTTAGAAATATTAGGCAAATGGCCAAAAAGCTTAAGGATAGAAAAGTTGATCCCATAGAGTCTGTATTAGTTGTAGATGATAAACAAGAGCAAGAAGTAGCGAAACAAAAAGAAGAATCTGTTGAAGAGGCTATACAGCAAGAGGAAGAAAAGAAAAAACTAGAAGAGAAAAAAGAGAAGATTCCTCAAGAAGAAACCAAAGAGCCAGAAAAACAAGAAAAGCCAAAAGAAGAACAAAAAGAGAATGATAGAGAGAAGGCAAAAGAATAACCTTTTGCCTTTTTTGTTTTTAATGATTCCAAATTTAAAGATAGAAAAAGAACTATATAATAAAGGCTACCAAGCTATTTGCGGTATGGATGAAGTCGGTAGAGGGGCATGGGCTGGTCCTTTAGTTATTGGTGCCATTATTCTTGGTAAAAATCAACGAAAGTATGGAGTTAGAGACTCCAAAGAGTTAAGTTTTCAAAAAAGAGAAGAATTATTTTCCGCAATTTTGGATTTTTCCATTGATTATTCTTTTGGAGAAGTATCCGCCAAAGAAATAGATATCTTGGGTTTAAGTAAGGGTATCAAATTAGCCGCAGAAAGGTGCTTGTCAAATTTAAAAATTATTCCTGAAATAGTTTTATTGGACGGAAAATGGAATTATTTAACTTCCGATATTGAAGTAAAAACTATAGTAAAAGGAGATTCAAAATCAGTTTCTATTGCATCAGCATCAATAATAGCAAAAGTTAAAAGAGATCGACTTTTAAATATACTGCATAAAAAACATCCAAGCTATAATTTTGAGAACAACAAAGGTTATGGCACCAGACAACATCAGGAAGCTATAAAAAAACACGGCCTTACGGACTTGCATAGAAAATCATATAAAATTTAAAGGAGGTATCTATGGATTTTAGGAAAAGAATGCAGTATAGCATAAATGTAGCGCCATATGCTTGTATTACTGGTATTGTTTATATGATCGTAATATTTATTATTATCGAAATTCTTGATAAAACCCCTCAAGGACGTAGTATTCTAGATTTTATTCTAAAACCGTTTTTTTCAATTGTCCAAATATTTGCAATACTAAGTATTATAATTGCTATTATGATTGCCAATGAGAAAATGTCTCCTAAAAAATAATTTGACTGAAAAATGATAATTATATAAACTATTATTCTCATCTTTGATGATGATTTTTGAAATAAGGAGGCGATATTATATGTGTATCCCGGAAGAATTAATACCAGATGATTTATTAAGTTATGAAAATGAAAAAGAAGACAATCAAACCACAAGCACAAATAACAATTCTTATAATCCTCCCGATAATTATGATGCAGATTCTTCAGACCCATTTTGGCTTGAGCCGCTAGACGTAATTTAACAATACAGTATAACAAAGCGAATATTCTAAATATAAACACCACAAGAGTCAATTGACTCTTTTTTTATGCTTGACAGTTTTAAGAAGTTTGTATAAGATTATATTTGTTCCGAAGAAAGTAGCTGTCCACGAAGGACTTAATTTGCTACCGAGGGCAGTAACAAATTCTTATTTTTATTGTTATTATCCTCGGTTAAATCCGAGATTTTTTATAAGAAAGGAAAATTAAATGCCAATAACAAAAGAGAAAAAGGAGAAAATAGTTTCAGATCTTACCGATAAATTTAAAAAAGGTAGGGTAGAAGTTTTAACTGACTATAGCGGATTAAGCGTAGCGGATATTACCGATCTTAGAAAAAAAGCTAGGGAGAAGGGTATTGATTATAAGATTGCAAAGAACACTCTTTTTAAGATAGCGGCTAAAAATGCCGGTATATCAGTTGATGAAAACGCTTTTAATCAGCCCATTGCTATTGCTTTTGGTTATGGGGATGAAGTAGATACGCCAAAGGTTCTAAAAGAGTTTTCTGATAGTAATGAAAATCTTCAAATTATCGGTGGAATTATTGAAGGCAATTACGTTAGTAGAGAAAAAATTCTTCAATTAGCAAATTTGCCAAGCAGAGAAGAATTATACGCAAAGATTGTCGGAAGTCTTTCTTCGCCTTTAAGGGGGTTGCTATCAGTGATACAAGGCAATTTAAGAGGATTAGTTTTTGTGTTAAATCAATATAAGGAGAAGGTCGAAAAAGTATAAATAATTAATAATAAAAATAATTAGTCGATTGCCCGCTCTCACTTACAGTTTTTGGCGGGCTTCGGCTCCGGCAAAAAATATATATTCCGGAGCCTCAGGAGGTAAATATGGCAGAAGAACAAAAACAAGAAGAAACAAAAGAGGAAAAAGTAGAAGAAGTTAGAGAAGAAAAGAAAGAAAAAAAAGCCTCGCCATCTGGAAAATTTAAAGAATTAATTTCTCAAATTGAATCTTTAAGCGCTTTAGAGCTTGCAGATCTTGTTAAGGAATTAGAAGAAAGATTTGGAGTATCTGCAGCAGCTCCAGTAGCGGTCGCTGCAGTTCCTGGTGCCGCAGCAGGTGCAGCCCCAGCAGCTGAAGAAAAAGCTAATTACACAGTTGTACTTGTAGCATCAGGGGACCAGAAAATAAATGTTATTAAGACCGTAAGAGAAATTAATTCAGAGTTAGGCTTAAAAGAAGCGAAAGATTTAGCTGATAATCCTCCAAAAGAAATTAAGAAAGATATTCCAAAGGCTGATGCAGAAGAAGCTAAGAAAAAACTAGAAGCTGCTGGCGCAACTGTAGAACTAAAATAGTTTAAAATTTCTTATTTTAAAAACCGCTTGTCAAACAAGCGGTTTTTTTGTTATTATATTATACTAAACTGGTTGTTGCAGATTGTGCAAATGTGTTCTTTAAAAAGAAAGAAGGTAGTATTATGTATCGGGTTATTGAGAACTGTGCAACTGCCGAACAGCAGAAAATAGAAGAAGCGAAAAAAATGGTTATAGAAAAAGCAAAAAAAGAGACATTATCTGAACAGCTTATAATTGATTTAATCAACTGTTATAAAGTGCACAAACAGGTAGGTCAATTACCCATTGATTTTCAAGATGCAAAAAAAGAAAACTTAGGTTTGATAGTGAAGCAGCTGCTTGATATTGGTTATTATGGAACGGCGATTGAAATAGTGACCAGGAATAATCTGGAAATAAGAATTTCAGAAGATAAGATTATACGGGCGGCATACTATTATGCTCAAAAAGGGAGAAGTGATAGTATATATTCTCTCGTTCATAATTTTCATTTGAGTCTTGGAATCAATAAAGAACTTTATAAGTTAGCGAAGAACCAAGAATCTGGAGACCTATCAGAAATATTAAGCCGCATACGATCTCCTAGATATCTTTGTTTAAGTCGTTCCTAATAGTAACTACGATAGAAGTATCGAATTTTGTTTTTTTGAAGATTGAATATAGGAGAGGTGATATCTGTGAATATGGATGTAAATATATTAATAGAAAAAGCTCAATATTT
The sequence above is a segment of the bacterium CG_4_10_14_0_2_um_filter_33_32 genome. Coding sequences within it:
- a CDS encoding 50S ribosomal protein L10, whose amino-acid sequence is MPITKEKKEKIVSDLTDKFKKGRVEVLTDYSGLSVADITDLRKKAREKGIDYKIAKNTLFKIAAKNAGISVDENAFNQPIAIAFGYGDEVDTPKVLKEFSDSNENLQIIGGIIEGNYVSREKILQLANLPSREELYAKIVGSLSSPLRGLLSVIQGNLRGLVFVLNQYKEKVEKV
- a CDS encoding DNA polymerase III subunit alpha, with protein sequence MKQFVHLHVHTHYSLLDGMGKIPNLLDRVKELGMDSIAITDHGVMYGVLEFYQEAKLRNIKPILGMESYIAQRSHTSKVPKLDTDAFHLTLLAKNKEGYLNLLKLTTIAHLEGYYYTPRIDKALLKEHNEGIIALSGCLSGEVARYALSGNTAKALNAIKDYKDIFGNDFYLEIQHQHGIEDQAIANKNLIDLAKKTNTSLVATKDVHYINKDDREAHDILLCVQTGKTLEDEDRLKIDSDLSLLPPDEMIEAFKDCPEAIENSIKIADQCNVELELGQNLLPNFTVPEGETPKNYLQKLCNEGLEKRYKDQSGKVPKEIKDRLNYELSVIEKMGFESYFLIVADFVNYAKESGILVGPGRGSAAGSIVSYVLNITDLNPLKFNLLFERFLNAERISMPDIDMDFADDRRGEVIDYVINKYGSDRVAQIITFGTMAARASVRDVGRAMGVSYSEVDRIAKLIPFGAHLIEALDMSPELKGLYINDPNIKKLYDYAMRLEGVVRHASTHAAGVVISPEPLVSYAPLQKAVKGNTSIVTQFQMDELESLGLLKMDFLGLSNLTVIGNAIEVIEAVEKVNIDIEKIPLDDKKTFKLLSRGETTGVFQLESEGMKRILRELKPTIFEDIIAIVALYRPGPMQWIDDFIKRKHGKANVTYLHPKLENALKETYGIPVYQEQVMQIAKDIAGFSGPQADTLRKAMGKKIKSLMIKQKKLFIDGSINNGIKKDLAEKIFAMMEDFAQYGFNKSHAACYALIAYQTAYLKAHFPNCFMAALLTSDQHNIDRVAIEVTECERMGIKILPPDVNESFAGFAVVPQTNNIRFGLSAVKNVGDGPIESIVKKRKKDGPYKSIEDFIRRIDPQAINKKVIESLIRSGSFDALEDRGKLLGNIELLLNLGSKTKKDSISGQTDMFSMFGANETKETLVLKEGINVDKKQRMAWEKELLGMYISEHPLRDFKEYLEKKTTPVSSITKDFLNERVIIGGIITKIQRVFTRNKEMMVFASLEDLSGRIEILVFPKILQEDSGVWQEDKVILIKGKISENKEGDLKIIADRAKELSEADINLVERLLKIVSVEIKDEDQKEVFAKIKVMLDSNRGEDEVILDLKNNGNSKKIKLPFSVNLEKVQIELQKITGNQVEIKS
- a CDS encoding 50S ribosomal protein L7/L12, whose amino-acid sequence is MAEEQKQEETKEEKVEEVREEKKEKKASPSGKFKELISQIESLSALELADLVKELEERFGVSAAAPVAVAAVPGAAAGAAPAAEEKANYTVVLVASGDQKINVIKTVREINSELGLKEAKDLADNPPKEIKKDIPKADAEEAKKKLEAAGATVELK
- a CDS encoding ribonuclease HII — protein: MIERRQKNNLLPFLFLMIPNLKIEKELYNKGYQAICGMDEVGRGAWAGPLVIGAIILGKNQRKYGVRDSKELSFQKREELFSAILDFSIDYSFGEVSAKEIDILGLSKGIKLAAERCLSNLKIIPEIVLLDGKWNYLTSDIEVKTIVKGDSKSVSIASASIIAKVKRDRLLNILHKKHPSYNFENNKGYGTRQHQEAIKKHGLTDLHRKSYKI